In a single window of the Paramisgurnus dabryanus chromosome 23, PD_genome_1.1, whole genome shotgun sequence genome:
- the iqub gene encoding IQ motif and ubiquitin-like domain-containing protein — MSEQESDGAKHERYEVRIPTQDENEDQEEENDIKCNVCTSTDMIIQEENIADSASQQDLNIHGSETNKIISSSDIGNSTATVKILLMPERQMITVAFTIGHTILDLKNHFAAELRVPSDVIQIALDEKCVDDDQTLMDLGVQPHGMIQFEMSSLDPENYPMRPVKPQQEYNMPDVITVRVQTDTYQDVVVEIERATQGKPFLGGYRHKVTKAEYHHAAVQTMAKKRPDRGIEMFSRDTQTVELRNQAQQCSRNASTQMTKIGCYVSNMDDKLLIPTGTYITADEYHSKRLRAVITLQTYVRRWLAKRFTDSLRQAKELHLAWLENEKRWKKEEKDQEIKEEYQRRMNPQRKADFDLLYNALKKWRIVEEERINANFSGAERKAALCALLEQETRFISYIERHRTAACEKNQDKAIQALLNKCAEPKRWHAFDGKVTQMDTQFTIRASELRDLYNSITEAQFTKDERLDVLLTLKDTVKDHKCKLTQEIVDLIDREVDLLMREVKKKNLDGLRKRISTLFLQYIKTPAFNPEVSKHLRVPQDPADLRKNIYLCSGCNEYQSSSDFSLKTNRSAVGLCRRCKELDNEAFRREDLCPYKNILKHLHETEAELSPESKISYLLQEQDLRYLVDVLWGAQSALSGWKDLHDLLLVRWEKSSDWSPWNCILLTKDEATAHLTMENIRKAYDAVVIRNVKHKHALARKYFSQIPAMAEWLHDAELQPAALGNLLVSKPITKVTK, encoded by the exons ATGTCAGAGCAGGAAAGTGACGGTGCTAAACACGAGCGATATGAGGTGCGAATCCCGACACAAGATGAGAATGAAGACCAGGAAGAAGAGAATGACATCAAATGTAACGTCTGTACATCCACAGACATGATTATACAAGAAGAAAACATCGCAGATTCAGCTTCTCAACAAGATTTAAACATACATGGAAGTGAAACAAACAAGATTATTTCATCAAGTGATATTGGAAACTCAACCGCAACAG TTAAGATCTTGCTAATGCCAGAGAGGCAAATGATAACAGTGGCTTTCACTATTGGCCACACAATCCTGGATCTTAAAAACCACTTTGCCGCTGAGCTCCGAGTACCATCAGATGTTATACAGATCGCTTTGGATG AAAAATGTGTAGATGATGACCAGACACTGATGGACCTTGGTGTACAGCCACATGGGATGATCCAGTTTGAGATGAGCTCATTAGACCCTGAGAATTATCCTATGAGACCAGTTAAACCACAGCAGGAGTACAACATGCCAGATGTCATTACTGTTAGAGTACAAACAG ACACATATCAAGATGTGGTGGTGGAGATCGAGAGGGCCACTCAAGGGAAACCATTTCTTGGAGGTTACCGTCATAAGGTTACCAAGGCAGAGTATCACCATGCTGCTGTACAGACCATGGCTAAGAAGAGGCCTGACAGAGGAATTGAGATGTTCAGCAGGGATACACAG ACTGTGGAGTTGAGGAACCAGGCGCAGCAGTGCTCAAGGAACGCCTCGACTCAGATGACCAAAATCGGCTGCTATGTGTCAAACATGGATGACAAACTTCTCATCCCTACAGGGACCTACATCACTGCAGACGAGTACCACAGCAAGAGACTGAGAGCT GTCATTACACTACAGACGTATGTCAGGCGTTGGCTGGCCAAGCGTTTCACAGACAGCTTGAGACAGGCGAAAGAGCTGCATCTGGCGTGGCTGGAAAATGAAAAGAGATGgaagaaagaagaaaaagacCAGGAGATCAAAGAGGAGTATCAGCGCAGGATGAACCCTCAGAGAAAGGCAGACTTTGATCTGCTTTATAATGCTTTGAAAA AATGGAGGATTGTGGAAGAGGAACGCATCAATGCCAACTTTTCCGGTGCGGAGAGAAAGGCGGCCCTATGTGCTCTGCTGGAGCAAGAGACCCGGTTCATCTCCTACATAGAACGCCACAGAACAGCTGCATGCGAGAAGAACCAAGATAAGGCTATACAGGCGCTCCTCAATAAG TGTGCAGAGCCGAAGAGATGGCATGCGTTTGACGGAAAGGTGACGCAGATGGACACACAGTTTACCATCAGAGCCTCAGAGCTGCGAGATCTGTACAACAGCATCACGGAGGCACAATTCACGAAGGACGAACGTCTGGATGTGCTGCTAACCCTTAAAGACACCGTGAAG GATCATAAATGCAAGCTGACACAGGAGATAGTGGATTTGATTGACAGAGAGGTGGATTTGCTAATGAGGGAGGTGAAGAAGAAAAACCTGGATGGCTTGAGGAAAAGGATATCTACACTGTTTCTCCAGTACATCAAAACACCGGCGTTCAACCCTGAGGTGTCCAAACATCTGCGG GTGCCTCAGGATCCTGCTGATCTTAGGAAGAACATCTATTTGTGTAGTGGCTGTAATGAGTATCAGTCATCCTCTGACTTTTCGTTAAAGACGAACAGGTCAGCGGTCGGCCTCTGTCGCCGCTGTAAAGAGTTAGACAATGAAGCCTTCCGTAGAGAAGATCTGTGTCCCTACAAGAACATACTCAAACATCTACATGAAACGGAGGCTGAGCTTAGTCCCGAGTCCAAAATCAGCTACTTACTGCAG GAACAGGACCTGCGGTATCTGGTGGATGTGCTGTGGGGGGCTCAGTCTGCTCTGAGCGGATGGAAAGACTTGCATGACTTGTTGCTGGTGCGGTGGGAGAAGAGTTCAGACTGGAGTCCCTGGAACTGCATTCTTTTAACAAAGGATGAGGCAACTGCACATCTCACAATGGAGAACATCAGAAAG GCATACGATGCGGTAGTTATCCGTAATGTCAAGCACAAACACGCTCTGGCAAGGAAGTACTTCTCCCAGATACCTGCCATGGCCGAATGGCTGCACGACGCTGAGCTTCAGCCCGCCGCTCTCGGCAACCTGCTGGTCTCCAAACCCATCACCAAGGTGACCAAGTAG